The sequence GGTCAGGAGGCGTCGTGCCTGGTCCTTCGAAGGTGTGGATCCCTCGCGTCGAAGGCCGAGCGCGAGGTAGTAGAGCGCCTGGGTGGCCAGTTCGTCCTCCGCCACCGGGGCGGCGGGCCACACGCCCGTGCTGCCATTGCCCGCATTGATCACCGCGGGCACCTTGATGACCGGCGGCGGACACCACTCGCGCAGGCGCGTGAGAATCACATCATCCGCGTCCGGGGTCTCCGGGAGGCAATCGAGCAGGGCGGGGAAGGCCATGCCGATCTTCGGCGAATCACGCTCGTCCTCGATGAAGGCGATCAGCCCGTCGGTCGCGGCCTCGCGGTTCCCTCCGGCGAGCTGGGCGCGGGCCAGGCCCACGGCGGCCTCGGTCCGGTAGATCTTGAAGGCCGGGTCATCGCCCGCCTTCGCCATGAGCGCGGAGAAGATCCCGGTAGCGGCGACGTGCTCGCCTTTTTCCAGTTGGGCGCGGGCGCGAAGCAGTTCCGCACGGGCGCTCTGTCGCGGGGACATGCGGGCATTCAGCGGCGGGATGGCGGTCAGCGCCTCCTCGGCACGCCCGCGGGAAAGCAGGATGTCCGCGCTTTCCAGCCGGGCGCGCAAGGCGGTGGCTGCGTCGCGGTCCTTCGCCAGCACGGCCAGCGCATCGAGGGCGGCATTCTGGTTTCCCAGCGCCTGCAGCAGTGCCGCTCGGGTGAAAAGCGCCTCGCGAAAATGCGGAGCTGTCGGGGCGATGGCGTCACCGTCCAGCAGTGTCAGCGCCTCCATCAGCCGGCCATCGGCCGCCAGCGCTTGGCCTTTCCAGAAGGGAATCTCGGCATGGCCTTCCAAAGCCGGATCCTCTAGGATGGACATTGCTTCACCCGCTTCGCCGGCGCGGATGCGGGTCTCCGCCAGTCTCAGCAGGATGGTCTGGCGTCCGGCGGCATCCAGATCCGGCGTCTCCAGCGCGGTCTGGAAGCGGGTGGCGGCCACCTCCCACAGCCGGGCTGAGAGCGCGTCCAGACCTTCCTTGTAGGCAGGGATCGATGCGGGCTTCGGGGCCGCGGAAAGCATCGTCACCAGTGGCAGGACGAGCAGGGTGCGGCGGAACATGCGGGGACCGTAGCGTGCGGCTGTACCGATGGCCAGCGGTGAGTGGACCCGGAGTCAGCGGCTGGACGACTCCAGCGAGCTGATGTGGTTTTCCGCCAGCAGCTTCCGCAGCTCGGGGGCATCCAGTCCCAGCATGGCGGCTGCCTGCTTGATGTCCCCGGATTGCCGCTCCAGCGCGCGCGTGGCCAGGCCGGTGGCGAGCCAGTGCACGGCGTTTTCCCCGGCAGGCACGGCATCCAGCAGGCGGTCGAGCGATTGCTTCAGCGGGCCTTTTTCCTCGCCCGGTGCCGCTGCCAGCGGGATATCCGCGGGCAGGAGGACGGTGGAGGAAGCCAGCGCGCACGCACGGGCGATGGTGTTTTCCAGCTCGCGGACATTGCCCGGCCAGCGGTGGGCCTGCAGCGCGGCGATCGCTTCCGCCGAGAGACGGATGCGTGCCATGCCATTCTTCCGCGTGATGCGCTGGAGGAAGAACTCGGCCAGCAGCGGGATGTCCTCCGCGCGCTCGCGCAGCGGCGGCAGGCGGACTTCCACCACATTCAGCCGGTAGTAGAGATCCTCGCGGAAGCGACCGGCGGCCACCTCGGCGGAGAGGGTCTTGTTCGTCGCTGTCACGATGCGGACATCGCCGCTCAGCGTCTCATTCGACCCCACGCGGGAGAAGGTTCCATCCTGCAGCACGCGCAGCAGCTTCACCTGCACGGACAGTGGCATGTCGCCGATCTCGTCGAGGAAGAGCGTGCCGCAATCGGCCTGCTCGAAGCGGCCCGCGCGGCGAGCGATCGCCCCGGTGAAGGAGCCCTTCTCATGGCCGAAAAGCTCGCTCTCCAGGAGATTTTCCGGGATCGCGCCGCAATTGATGGCGATCAATTCCTGCTGGCGGCGCGGCGAGTATTCGTGGATGGCCTTGGCCACCAGTTCCTTGCCGGTGCCACTCTCTCCGGTGACCAAGACAGGCGCATCCGAGCGCGCGACGCGGCCCACGATTTTGAAAACATCCTGAAGGGCGCGCGAAACGCCGATGATCTTCACCCGGCCATCCAGCGCCGGCATGTCAGCGGCGGGCTGCTCAGCGGAGCGGCGGTCCTCCACGATCTGGAGCGCGCTCTCGATCACCGGCCGCAGCTCGAAGGGAAGCGACTCCTTCCGCATCACATCGTGAGCACCGCGCTGGGTCGCCTCAATCACCTGCCCGGTGCTGGGGAAGCCTGCGGTCAGCACCACCAGCGTATTAGGGGAACTCTGGCGGACCCGGGAAAGCAGCTCTAGGCCGTCGTAGGGCTGGAGCTGGATGTCCGCGATCACCACGTCCACCGTGGTCTTCTCCACCACCTTCACGGCATTGTCCGCATTGTCGCAGCGCAGGATGCGCAGGTCGTTCGCGGTCAAATGCTTCGTGGCCCACTCCAAGAAGTCGTGGTCCTGATCGACAAGTAGGATCGTTTTTTCCGGTGACGACTCGGACATGGGCTAGAACGAAAGTGTGCCCGGCCCGGCGGGGAGCGCAAGCAACGGGTGAGTCACGCACGCTTGTTCGGGAGAAAACGCCATCTCGCCCGAAGCGAACACCGGCCGCGAAAAGGGGTTGCGTAAAAATACTTGCGGGAAGTGCCTCTGCGGGAGCGAGTTCTGGTGAAAATCGGACAAAATTTCTAACATTTGCCCTTGATTGTAAAATAATCTTTATGAACCGGGGGTGATTTGAGATGCGCGGCTCGCTGTCTCACAAATGAAAGTCATCTCCTATCACACACTTACGACTGCGGCCGCGGCGCTCCTCCTCGCCTCATGCGGACCGAAGCTCGACTCCACCACGGTGCTCATGTCCACCGTACCGGTCACCAAGAGCGATGGTAGCCTCGCCGGCACCATCCACTCCCAGGTGAATTCCTATCGTCAGTCAAAAGGCCGGGAAGTGCTCCAGCGTCACGCCGGGCTCGACCGCATGGCCCAGCAGCACTCGGAATTCATGCG comes from Luteolibacter flavescens and encodes:
- a CDS encoding sigma-54-dependent transcriptional regulator, with translation MSESSPEKTILLVDQDHDFLEWATKHLTANDLRILRCDNADNAVKVVEKTTVDVVIADIQLQPYDGLELLSRVRQSSPNTLVVLTAGFPSTGQVIEATQRGAHDVMRKESLPFELRPVIESALQIVEDRRSAEQPAADMPALDGRVKIIGVSRALQDVFKIVGRVARSDAPVLVTGESGTGKELVAKAIHEYSPRRQQELIAINCGAIPENLLESELFGHEKGSFTGAIARRAGRFEQADCGTLFLDEIGDMPLSVQVKLLRVLQDGTFSRVGSNETLSGDVRIVTATNKTLSAEVAAGRFREDLYYRLNVVEVRLPPLRERAEDIPLLAEFFLQRITRKNGMARIRLSAEAIAALQAHRWPGNVRELENTIARACALASSTVLLPADIPLAAAPGEEKGPLKQSLDRLLDAVPAGENAVHWLATGLATRALERQSGDIKQAAAMLGLDAPELRKLLAENHISSLESSSR